The stretch of DNA CATGAAGTGGTAGCCGGTCGCGTCGCCGTAAAGAAATTCGAACTCGACTTCGTCCATGATGGCGCGCTCCACGAATTCCTCGGCGCGGAAGCGATAGTCGATAATCGAGCCGGTGCGCAGGCTGCGCATTTTGGTTTGCATCGAGCCGCGCTTGTTGCCCGGCGTGCGGTGCTCGACGCTGAAAACGGTGTAAAGATCGCCCTCGTGCTGGATGATCATCCCCGGGCGCAGTTGTGTTGCCTTGACCATGCGCTGCTCCTGATTCTGTTTGGGAACTTCCTGCTTGCCGAAGCGTGTGGAAGCTTGTCCCGCGAATCGAATGTTCTAGCCTCAATTATAACGGGCCAAGGCGCGAATGGTCAACGCGCGCTTGGTCGACGCGCGCATGTGGTCAGAGGCTGGAAACGGCGAGAGGAATGTCCGCGCCGGCGCACGGATTTCTTGCAAAGGTTAAAAGCCGGGGGCGCCGGTGGCAGCGGCTCGAACTTCAGCAGGCTCCGGAACGCGGCCCAGGCGAATGCGGTCGAACAAACCCTGCCCGAGGGACATCAGTCCGGTATAGAGATAGCCCCAAACGAACAGCAAAAGGAACGGGATCGTGATGTAGTTCTCGTTTTGAATTGCGTAAAGGACCGTGGCGGCAAAATACAAGCCGAGGAGCACTTCGGCGTACGGAATCCAGCCGGCGCGCTTGCGATATTTGCGCTTGAGCCATGCGCCGCGATCGTTGCGGTCGATTTTGTATTTCGGCGTGCGAACGAATTCCGATTGCTTGCCGAAGAGCGCTTCGACGACGGCGACGGCGTTGCGAACCGAAAGCCCGATGCCGACAGCCATAACAAAAGGAAGATACAAAATAGCGCGCCACCAGGTTTTTGGGTACAGGATGCGCTCGGACGTCAGATAAAAACTGGAAATCGAACAGGTGGAAGCGAGGAAGAGCGGCAAGTCGATGAGGCACATCTGAAACCAGCCCTGATAAAAACGCACGATCATGGCGGGAAGCAGAATCACGGAGAGAATCACCATCAGCGGATAGCTGATGTTGGCGGTGAGATGGAAAAATGCTTCGGCCTTCACATAACCCGGCTCATCGGAGCGAAGGACGCGCGGAAGAATTTTGATAGCCGTCTGCATCAGGCCCTTGGCCCAGCGCGCTTGCTGGGATTTGAACGCGTTCATTTCCACGGGAAGTTCGGAGGGACAATCGATCTCCGGCAAATAGAGAAAATGCCAGCCGCGAAGCTGCGCGCGATAGGAAAGATCGGTGTCCTCGGTGAGCGTGTCGTGCTGCCAGCCGCCGGCGTCTTCGATGGCGGTGCGGCGCCAGACGCCGCCGGTGCCGTTGAAATTGAAAAACGAGCCGCGACGATAGCGCGCGCCGTGTTCGATGACGAAGTGACCATCGAGGAGAATGGCTTCGGCTTCGGTGAGCGCGGAATAATCGCGGTTGATGTAGCTCCAGCGCGTTTGCACCATGGCCAGCCTGGGATCCGCGAAATAAGGAACCGTGCGCTGCAAAAAATCGGCAGGAGGCAAAAAATCGGCGTCGAAGATGGCGACCAAATCGCCCGTGGCAGTTTTCAAGCCTTCTTGCAGCGCGCCGGCTTTGAAGCCTTCGCGATTTTCGCGGTGAATATAGACGATTGGCACGCCGAGCTGCTGATGGCGCTCCACGCACGCGCGAGCAACAGCCTGCGTTTCATCCGTGGAATCATCGAGGAGCTGAATCTGAAGCTTATCGCGCGGATAATCGAATTGCGCGACGCAATCGACGAGGCGTTCGACGACGTAGCGCTCGTTAAAGATAGGAAGCTGTATGGTAACCTTGGGCCATTCGATGACCGGAGGTGGCGGACCGGGAACATTATGGCGGTAACGATAAAAATTGTAGACCAGGACGTAGCGATAAATTCCGTACGCGGCGAGGATGACAAGCACAATGAAATACGGAATCATCATGGCCAGATCGAAAGCGTTGGGCTGATAAATCCCGCTGAAGGTGCGATTGGTGAGCTTGCGCAGATAATCCGTGAAGGGATTCGCAGCAATCGCAGCCAGCAACGCCATGATGGAATAAAAATTCACGTCCGAATCACCCTCGCATGATGCGCCGCGCCCGAATTTCGGGTGGCACCATCGTACTCGCCGGCTTCGTCGTTCTCGAACTTCTGTTTCTCATTCTTTACCGCTTCAGAGATCTGGAAGCGCACGCCATCGGCACGATCACGATCGGCCTCGGCGCAGGAATCGTTTATTTCATCGTCCTCTACGGGCTCGAACATCGGCCCGGCGATTCGCGCGCCAATCGCACCGCGCTGTGGATCATCATGATCGGCGCGATGCTTTTTCGACTGACGCTCCTACCACTGGCGCCGACGCTATCCGACGATCCGTATCGCTACCACTGGGACGGCGACATTCAGCTCGCTGGCTACAATCCGTATATCGCCAGCCCGGATACGCTGCCACTGGGCCAGCACGTTACGCCGCTGGGACACGCGCTGCCTGCCCACGACATGCCCAACGTTTATCCGCCGCTCGCCGAGATGGTCTTCAAAACGGCGGCGCGATATCTGCCAGGGGCAATCGCATTCAAGCTTCCGTTCCTTTTCGCCGATCTGCTGGCTGTTTTCCTGCTGGCTGGGTGCCTGAGGTCCAGCACGAACCGGAACTTTCGCTTGGCGATTTACGCCTGGAATCCGCTGGTCATCGTCGAATTCGCGGGTACGGGGCACAGCGACGCGCTGGCCCTGGCCGCGCTGCTGGCAGCGCTCTTGATTATACGGTCGCGGATTGGGGTGTCAACGATTCTGCTAGCCGCGGCAGCGCTGCTCAAAGTTTTCCCGGCGACGCTTTTTCCGCTATGGCTGCGGCGCGCGGGCTGGCCGCGGACGCGCGTTTCCTGGGCGGCGGGAATCGGTTCGGCAGCGCTGGCGGCGATTTGCTTCTGGCCATATCACGCGGCGCTGGCGCAGATTCCGGCGACGCTCGCTTATTTTTCAGCGCACTGGCTGGACAACAACGCGAGCCTGTTCACGTTGCTGCGGATGTTCAGCGGGCACGCAGAAGTGGCGGCGGGAATCGGGGAAGGAATTGTGGTTGCGCTGGCATTCTGGGCGGCAGCGAGGCGTATGCAGCCAGAGCGGGCGGCGTTTCTGATTTTCGGAGCGATCCTTTTGCTCTCGCCGAATGCGTATCCGTGGTATTTCACGTGGATCATTCCGCTGTTGTGCTTTTTCCCGAATCCGGCGTGGCTACTGCTGACGATCTTGCAGTTTTTGTCGTACAGCGTGCTGATTGGATATGGGATTTTGGGGACGTGGCATTGGAGTCCGCTGATGCTGTGGCTGGAATATGCGCCGTTTTATGGGTGGATGGGGTGGGAGTTGGTTCGCGCGAATCGAACAAAGATGAACGTGACGGCGGAAGCTTAGCGGAGGGACTAAAAGCAAAAGCGACGCACCTCAGCGGCTAAAGCCGATGACGTTGCGATTGTTTTCGGCACGGCTGAAGCCGTGCCCTGACGAAACGGAGCAAATGTTCGTTCAGATATTCAGCACGATGGCGGCGCTGGCGAAACCTGCATCGTGCGGAAATGAGTTCACTGATTGCCGAAGTTTATCAATGCGATGTTGAGATCATGCCGATTGTCCCGAGCCATTTTTCCACAAGCTGCGGCCACTCGGTAATCGGAAGATTCGTGCGGCGCAGGCCAAAGCCATGGCCGCCGTGCGCGTAGATGTGAATCTCCGCAGGAACGCCTGCGTTTTTCAGAGCGATGAAGTACGTGAGCGATTGGTTTACGCCGTCCACATAATCATCCTCTGCCTGGACCAAAAACGTTGGGGGCGTCTGGCGCGTGACCGGAATGTTCGGGTTCAACTTGTACCCGGCACCGTCAACCCACAGATGCCCCGGATAAACGCCCACGGCAAAATCCGGGCGGCAGCTCTCTTTGTCGGCCGCGTCGACGGGGTTATACAAACGGCGCTTGTAATTCGTGCTGATTTCCGCGATCAGATAGCCGCCCGCTGAAAAACCGAGCACTCCGATTTTGTGCGGATCGACGTGGTATTCCGCGGCGTGAAGACGCACGATGCCGATGGTTCTCTGCGCGTCTTCCAGGGACAATGTCGATATCATGCGATTGTGGGGACGACAGTCACAGTGCCAGTCATAAGGCAGGCTCGGCACGCGATACTTCAGGAGCACGCAGGTGATTCCTTTGGACGTGAGCCAGTCGCAGACCTCGGTGCCTTCAAGATCCATGTACAACTCTTGAAACCCCCCGCCGGGGAATACGACGACCGCGACTCCGTTGTTGTTTCCTTTGGGTGAATACACCGTCATCGTTGGTTGCGAAATGTTGTGTTCAACCACAGCGCCTGGCGGCTCCTCACCAATTCTTTGCACGTATTCCGGACCCGGGACAGGTTGCGCATCGGGAGGCGTCCCGGGCCAGATCGCGATTTGGGTGTGACCGGGCGAGGGTTGCCAGACGTTCGTTCGTGCTGACGAAGCGCGAAACGAAAATAAAAATGCGAAACACGCTGCGAAGATCAAAAGCACTCTATTCATAACCTTCATTCCATGCAGGATTCGCACTAGATATCAAGGCTTAGGCTGCCAACTGTACGCGGAAATTCGGTGAGTACAACGCGGAAGAAACGCTCTGTTCCAAAAAACTAAACGTTGAGGGAGAGGGAGGTTTGGGGGATGAAGTCGGCGGTGCGGTTGGCGTTGGGGGCAGGTGGCATTTTGGAGCGGTCGACGGGATTGTAGAGCGTGTCGCGTTCGACAGGGACGCGGCCGGCGGCGCGGATGAGGCGCTCGAGTTCGGCGAGGGTCATATGCTGAGGAGTGGTGGCGCCGGCGTCATGATAAATTTTTTCTTCGATGACGGTACCGTCGATGTCGTCCGCGCCGAAGCGCAAAGCGATTTGCGCGATGCGCGGCGTGAGCATGATCCAGTAGGCTTTGATGTGGTCGAAATTGTCGAGCAGCAGGCGCGAAATGGCGATGGTCTTCAAGTCGTCGAAGCCGGTGGGCTTGGGGCAGAAGTCGAGTCCGGTATTGTCGGGATGAAACGCTAGCGGGATGAAAGTCTGGAAGCCTTTGGTTTCATCCTGCAATTCGCGAAGCAGCAGGAGATGCTCGACGCGCTCCTCGACGGTTTCGATGTGGCCATAGAGCATGGTGGCGTTGGAGCGCAAGCCGATTTGATGTGCGGTGCGGGCGATATCGAGCCACATGCGGCCGCTGGTTTTGTGGTCGCAGATGATTTTGCGCACACGCGGATTGAAAATTTCCGCGCCACCGCCGGGGAGAGAATCGACGCCGGCGTTTTTCATGGCGAGAAGCGTGTCGCGAATCGAGAGTTTCGAGATGCGCGAATAGAATCCGACTTCGACCATGGTGAACGCTTTCAGATGGACTTGCGGGAAGCGCTGCTTGAGGCCGCGAATCATGTCGAGATAGAAATCGAAGGGCAGATCGGGATGCAGGCCGCCGACAATGTGAAATTCCGTGGCACCTTCGGAGACGCCCTGCGCCGCACGGTGCCAGATTTCATCGAGAGAGTAGGTGTAAGCGCCAGTCACGTCCTTGTCGCGGCCAAAGGCGCAGAGCTTGCAGTGCGCGCCGCAGACGTTTGTGGGATTGATGTGGCGATTGACGTTGAAGTAGCAGACGTTGCCGTGGCGCTTCTCGCGGACGTGATTGGCGAGCCAGCCGATGGCGAGAAGATCGCTCGAGGAATAGAGCGCGAGGCCGTCGGCGGCGGAGAGGCGTTCGCCAGCGAGAACTTTTTGCGCGATGGGCTCGAGGCGCGGGTCAGTGATTTGCGGTTGCGTGTTCATCGAAAAAGGCGCAGTTCAGAAACGGGTCACGAAAGTCGCCGTGCCCCAGAAAATCAGGAACAATAAACTAATATAGCCGTTGATGGTGAAAAACGCAGCATTGATTTTGCTGAGATCGTTCGGTTTAACAAGCGAATGCTCGTAGGCGAGCAGCGCGGCGACGACGACGATTCCCGCCCAGGCAGGCCACGCCAGAGCGAAGCTCCGGGCGAGCCATCCGAGCAACAAAACCATGAGGACATGCATGACGCGCGCGACGGCGAGAGCGCCCGCGACGCCGAAACGCTTGGGAATGGAATAGAGGCCGGCTTGCTTGTCGAATTCGACGTCCTGGCAAGCGTAGAGGACATCGAAGCCGCCGACCCACAGCGTGACGGCGGCGCAGAGGATGAGCATGCGCGCATCGAGCGCGCCCCGGACAGCGATCCACGCGGCGGCGGGAGAAATGCCGAGGCAGAATCCAAGGACGATGTGCGACCAGGCGGTGAAGCGCTTGGTGTAGGAGTAGAGGAACAGAATCGCGAGCGCGACGGGAGAGAGTTCGAGCGCGAGGCGGTTGAGTTGCCAGGCGGCGATGACGAGGATGGCGGCGGAGACGAGCGTGAAGGTCCAGGCGAAGCGGACCGTGAGTTCGCCTTTCGGCAACGCGCGATTTTGCGTGCGGGGATTTGCGGCGTCGTAGCGCACGTCGGCGATGCGATTCATGGTCATGGCCGCGGAACGCGCACCGACCATGGCGACAACGATCCAGCAAAGCTGCCAGGCGATGGTGCGTCCTGCAGGCCATCCCACGCGGCCGGCGCGCTCGGCGAGGAGCGCGCCGACAAGCGCGAAGGGCAGTGCGAAGACGGAGTGCTCGAACTTAATCATCTCGAGCACAGTGCGGATGCGCGAGCGCGTCATTTATTTTGTGCTCCACTCTTTTTTGCCGCGCCAGACCAGCGATATTGCTCTTCCTGCGGCAGGCCGAGCTGCGCGAGGACACGAAAAACGTATTGCTCGACTATTTCGCTGATGGATTGCGGCGCGTAATAAAACGCGGGCATCGCGGGCATGACGATGGCGCCGGCGTCGTGGACACGAAGCATGTTTTCGAGATGAATGCGATTGAGCGGCGTCTCGCGCAGGCAGAGGACGAGGTTGCAGCGCTCTTTGAGGCAGACATCGGCGGCGCGCGCGAGCAAATCGTCGCTCGTGCCGGAGGCAATAGCGCCGAGCGCTCCAGCGGAACAAGGAATGATGACCATGCCGTCGACCGTGGCGCTACCAGAGGCGATGGTTGCGCCAATGTCTTTATTCGGCAGGCACTCGAATTTTTTCGCGGCGGTTGCGGTGAGCAGCGAGGCGAGCTTTTTGTGTTCCTGCGCGACGACGCCGAGTTCGGTCGAGATGAGGCGCAGACCAGCGTCGCTGGCGACGACATAGACGCGGGAGACGCGCGGGTCGCGGTCGAGTGCGCGGAGCATGGCTTGCGCGTAGATCGCGCCGCTAGCGCCGGTGATGCCAACAGTGATGGTCTTGGCTTCGGTATGGGCCATTGCGATGAGTCGAATCTCTGAGTCTAGGCAGCCGCTTTGCGCAAAGTCAAGCCGGCGAGCGAGGGGGCAGTTCCTGCGGCTTTATAGTTGACAGGCACTAAGACCTTTGTTAATCCTCCCTTGTTCCCTCCACTGCAATTCTTCTCAAGTCGCGACCAGGGGTAAGGGGCTATTCGTTACGTTGACTCGGCCAGAAAGTCCTTTTGTTTGAAGGAGCGATGAGCGTTGGCGGAGCCGATGGGGGAAACACGGGGATCGCGATTGATACGGAATAAGCTGGGGACGCAGCGACTTCCGAAACGGAGGATGAGAAAATGAATTCAAGATTCAAGTTTTTAGCAATTGCTGCGGTTTTTGTTTCGTATGTGGGCGGCGCACGAATCACGAACGCTGCGCCGCCGACGAATGCATGCTTGTTGCTCACGTCCGCGCAGGTGAGCGACGCCGTGGGGACGGCGGTAGACGCGGGCACGCCCCTCTTTGCGAGCCACCCGAAAGATTGTCAATGGCGGTCTACCGCCGCTCGGACCAACATCCGAGTACAGCTATTTCTTAAGGACGCGCAGGCGTTGACTTACGCCAAAATACCGATTTCCGGAAAGATTGTCACCGGCGCCAGTGGTGTTGGCGACGACGCGGTCTACACCACATTTCAGGGGACCGCTTCGGTTATGACCGTCAAAAAAGGGGACGTGGTCTTTGACGTTCACGTTCTCAGCTACGGCATGCCGGACGACAAGGTCAAAGCAATCGAGAAAACGTTGGCGCTCAAGATTCTTGCGAAGCTTTGAACCGGCGGAGGCGTTGGGCTGAGGTGAATCTTCGAGTTTATGGAGCGGCTTCGGACAAATTTAAGAAGGGGAGAAGTTTGATGCAAAATCCGTTTGCCATGTATGCTTGAGGCCTACCATCATGCCCGACGACGAACCGCTTAGTCTGCTGCAAACGCCAAGAAGTCCTGAATCAGGCTCCGCCGAACCCGACCCAAATAAGAGAAATTACGGCATGGTTGTCCTCATCACGCTTGGCTCCCTTGTGCTTAGTGGCGTCCTGTGCGTGAATCTAGTAGACCATCCGGGCGGAATCCAAACTCTCGCGATGGTGGCGTACACTTTTTTGATTCCTTACATCGCGTCAGACCGTTTCCTCAATTTCGTTCCCTGGAATCGACTGATCCGTGGAAAAGCCCTGCTGGGACATTGTCTTGCGTTAGTGGTTGTTTACGGCATTACGACCGAGGCTCTGGCTGTCAAGCCTCGTCTTCCCATTTGGTTTATTACTTCAGGACGAAGACTATCCCTCTTTCCTTTTTGTCTTGGCGGCATCCTTTTAGCCTTGGCTTTCTGTGAATATCGCTGGGTGATGAAATCCAAGGATGAATGAGTACGACAAGCGATTCCGTAACGCCTCTGCGATCTGACCGTCAAGAAACTGAGGGCTCTTCGATATGCGCAGCGCCAAAATGCTAAAATCTTGTTCGCGTTTCGGACAGCAGAGGAACATGTGAACGCAGAATACATTCGCGGACTGATGGAGGCGGTGCAAAAGGGGCGGGTGTCGCCGGAGGGGGCGGTCGAGCGGCTGAAGAATTTGCCATACGAAGATCTTGGGTTCGCGCGGATCGACCATCACCGAGAGCTGCGGCAGGGCTATCCGGAGGTGATTTTCGGCGCAGGGAAATTGCCGGAGCAAGTGGCGGAGATCGTGCGCGGAATGCTGCGAACGAAGTCGTCACACAACATTCTGATCACGCGCGCCGACGAAAAGATTTACCGGCGGGTACGAAAAATTTCGCAACAGGCGAGATTTCACGCGACGTCGGGCGCGATCACGATCGAGCGAAGCAAAAAGGTCACCGGCAAAGGATTGATTCTCGTGGTGACGGCGGGAACGAGCGACATTCGCGTGGCGGAAGAGGCGCTGGTGAGCGCGCAGATGATGGGCAACCGCGCGGAGGCGATTTACGACGTAGGCGTGGCGGGGCTGCACCGCTTGCTGAAGCATCGAGAGAAATTGACGTCGGCGCGCGTGATTATTTGTGCGGCGGGGATGGAGGGCGCGCTGCCGAGCGTCGTGGCGGGGATGGTGAGCGCGCCGGTGATTGCCGTGCCGACGAGCGTTGGCTACGGTGCGAGTTTTTCGGGGCTGGCGGCGCTATTCGCGATGCTGAATAGCTGCGCATCGAACGTCAGCGTGGTGAATATTGACAACGGATTTGGCGCGGCGTGCGTGGCGAGCTGCATCAACCGTCTGTAGGCCGCGCGGGATCAGAGCAGCGCCAATACAAGCGCTTGATGCAGGGCAGATTCTTCATCCTCAAAAACCGTCCGCAAGTCGAGTACCAGCGTGTTTTTTTCGATTCGCGCGATGACCGGCGAGCCAGTTTGCGGCTTGCGCAGCCGCTCTTCCAGCGAATCCGCGGAGTGGCGCGGGCTGCGCACGGCAATGAGCGTCGTCGGCAGTTTTTGTTCGGGCGTCGAACCACCGCCGATCACGGAGAATCCGCGGCAAATCTCAAGTGCCGCGCCATCGAGCAATTTCTCGCGCAGGTTTTCGACGAACGAGCAGGCACGACGATTCATTTCGTCGGCGGACATGCGAATCATGCGCAGCGCGGGGATCTCGTCCAATGCGCCGCGGCGATGGGCCTGCAAAGTCGCTTCGAGGGCGGCGACGGTCAATTTATCGACGCGCAAGGCGCGAAAGAGCGGATTCCGCCGGATGCGTTCGACGAGCTTGCGCTTGCCGGCGATGACTCCGGCTTGCGGGCCGCCGAGCAACTTGTCTCCGCTGAACGTGGCGATGTCGACTCCGGCGGCAAAACTCGCACGCACGACTGGCTCGCCGGCGCCAGCATCCGCGAGGCCCGTCAAGCAGCCGGAGCCTAAATCTTCGAAGAGGGGAATGCGTTTCTTGCGGCTGAGCGCGGTCAATTCCTCGAGTTCCGGACGCTTGGTGAAGCCGATGATTTTGAAATTCGACGGATGCACGCGAAGCAGCAAGCGAGTTTCTTTGCCGATGGCACGCTCGTAATCCACAATGCGCGTGCGATTCGTTGTGCCGACTTCGCGCAATCGCGCGCCGCTTTCCGCCATAATGTCGGGGATGCGGAATCCGTCGCCGATTTCTATTAGCTCGCCCCGCGAAACGATGACTTCCGCGCCCTTCGCCAGAGTGTTCAGGACGAGAAAAACCGCCGCGGCGTTATTGTTGACGACGATGGCGGATTCGGCGCCGGCCAATTCCGCCAAAGCGCGGCTGGTATGAACGTCGCGCTTTCCGCGCTCACCGGTATCGAGATCATATTCGAGATTGGAATAGTGCGTCGCCGTTGCGGCGATTCGTTCCGCGGCGGATTTCGGCAGAGGCGCACGGCCAAGATTGGTGTGGAGGACGACGCCGGTTGCGTTGATGACGCTGCGCAGAGAGGGCGCCAATTCGCGCTCCACGCAGGCGACGATTCGAGATTCGATTTGCGCCGCATCGAAGTTACGGGAAGCTTGACCATCCGGGGAATGACCGGCGAGTTCTTCGCGGATGCCGCTGAGCACCTGGCGCGCAACCAAAACCGCAGTTTCGCGGCCGGCGCGGTGAATGATCTCCGCGATTTTCGGCCGATTCAAGAGTTCGTCGACAGAGGGAATTTGCCGAAGGGCCGACGCTTGCGGATTCTGCAGCTTCGCTGCACGCCGGGTGGGAGAGGCCATAATAAAGCTATTTCAGCATACGCCCCGCGCCGAAGCAACCTGGCGATGAGCCTGCCTGGGGGGACAAATACCCTTCGGGCACAGATTTTTACGCCGTCGTTGACCCCCGGAATCGAGCAAATTTAGGATGTTGTGAGGAGCCTTTCTTTGCCCTTCGATTATGGCCGGAACCGCTGAGGAAGATCTCGCCCAACTCGAAAAAGACATCCGCCAACTGAAGATCGAGTACGAACAATTCTTCGGCGGCGGACGCAAACGCCCGCCCGCAGACACGCAATGGCGCGTGGAGACGATCATCAAGAAGTATGGCGACCGCGGCCCGGATATGAACAATGCGCAGCGATTCCGTTACACGAATATCGCGCAAACCTTCGCGAAATATTGCGAAATCTGGCGAAAAAAACTGAAGGAGCGAGAGGAAGGCACGACGCAACGGCATTTCGGCGCTGCCGCGCGGGCGATCGAAGCCGAACGCGCCAAGACAGAACATCATCCCGTGCCGGCGCCGGAGACACGGCGCCAAGCCGCAGCTACGGGGTACTCGATGGCGCTTCGCGATCCGGAGCAGGAAAAAGATCGCGTCGAGCAGCTTTATCGCAAGCTCGTGGAAGCGCGAAATTCCACCGGGGAA from Candidatus Acidiferrales bacterium encodes:
- the mqnE gene encoding aminofutalosine synthase MqnE, with translation MNTQPQITDPRLEPIAQKVLAGERLSAADGLALYSSSDLLAIGWLANHVREKRHGNVCYFNVNRHINPTNVCGAHCKLCAFGRDKDVTGAYTYSLDEIWHRAAQGVSEGATEFHIVGGLHPDLPFDFYLDMIRGLKQRFPQVHLKAFTMVEVGFYSRISKLSIRDTLLAMKNAGVDSLPGGGAEIFNPRVRKIICDHKTSGRMWLDIARTAHQIGLRSNATMLYGHIETVEERVEHLLLLRELQDETKGFQTFIPLAFHPDNTGLDFCPKPTGFDDLKTIAISRLLLDNFDHIKAYWIMLTPRIAQIALRFGADDIDGTVIEEKIYHDAGATTPQHMTLAELERLIRAAGRVPVERDTLYNPVDRSKMPPAPNANRTADFIPQTSLSLNV
- a CDS encoding UbiA-like polyprenyltransferase codes for the protein MTRSRIRTVLEMIKFEHSVFALPFALVGALLAERAGRVGWPAGRTIAWQLCWIVVAMVGARSAAMTMNRIADVRYDAANPRTQNRALPKGELTVRFAWTFTLVSAAILVIAAWQLNRLALELSPVALAILFLYSYTKRFTAWSHIVLGFCLGISPAAAWIAVRGALDARMLILCAAVTLWVGGFDVLYACQDVEFDKQAGLYSIPKRFGVAGALAVARVMHVLMVLLLGWLARSFALAWPAWAGIVVVAALLAYEHSLVKPNDLSKINAAFFTINGYISLLFLIFWGTATFVTRF
- a CDS encoding UbiX family flavin prenyltransferase, with the translated sequence MAHTEAKTITVGITGASGAIYAQAMLRALDRDPRVSRVYVVASDAGLRLISTELGVVAQEHKKLASLLTATAAKKFECLPNKDIGATIASGSATVDGMVIIPCSAGALGAIASGTSDDLLARAADVCLKERCNLVLCLRETPLNRIHLENMLRVHDAGAIVMPAMPAFYYAPQSISEIVEQYVFRVLAQLGLPQEEQYRWSGAAKKSGAQNK
- a CDS encoding glycosyltransferase 87 family protein; its protein translation is MMRRARISGGTIVLAGFVVLELLFLILYRFRDLEAHAIGTITIGLGAGIVYFIVLYGLEHRPGDSRANRTALWIIMIGAMLFRLTLLPLAPTLSDDPYRYHWDGDIQLAGYNPYIASPDTLPLGQHVTPLGHALPAHDMPNVYPPLAEMVFKTAARYLPGAIAFKLPFLFADLLAVFLLAGCLRSSTNRNFRLAIYAWNPLVIVEFAGTGHSDALALAALLAALLIIRSRIGVSTILLAAAALLKVFPATLFPLWLRRAGWPRTRVSWAAGIGSAALAAICFWPYHAALAQIPATLAYFSAHWLDNNASLFTLLRMFSGHAEVAAGIGEGIVVALAFWAAARRMQPERAAFLIFGAILLLSPNAYPWYFTWIIPLLCFFPNPAWLLLTILQFLSYSVLIGYGILGTWHWSPLMLWLEYAPFYGWMGWELVRANRTKMNVTAEA
- a CDS encoding cellulose synthase family protein, which produces MNFYSIMALLAAIAANPFTDYLRKLTNRTFSGIYQPNAFDLAMMIPYFIVLVILAAYGIYRYVLVYNFYRYRHNVPGPPPPVIEWPKVTIQLPIFNERYVVERLVDCVAQFDYPRDKLQIQLLDDSTDETQAVARACVERHQQLGVPIVYIHRENREGFKAGALQEGLKTATGDLVAIFDADFLPPADFLQRTVPYFADPRLAMVQTRWSYINRDYSALTEAEAILLDGHFVIEHGARYRRGSFFNFNGTGGVWRRTAIEDAGGWQHDTLTEDTDLSYRAQLRGWHFLYLPEIDCPSELPVEMNAFKSQQARWAKGLMQTAIKILPRVLRSDEPGYVKAEAFFHLTANISYPLMVILSVILLPAMIVRFYQGWFQMCLIDLPLFLASTCSISSFYLTSERILYPKTWWRAILYLPFVMAVGIGLSVRNAVAVVEALFGKQSEFVRTPKYKIDRNDRGAWLKRKYRKRAGWIPYAEVLLGLYFAATVLYAIQNENYITIPFLLLFVWGYLYTGLMSLGQGLFDRIRLGRVPEPAEVRAAATGAPGF
- the larB gene encoding nickel pincer cofactor biosynthesis protein LarB, whose translation is MNAEYIRGLMEAVQKGRVSPEGAVERLKNLPYEDLGFARIDHHRELRQGYPEVIFGAGKLPEQVAEIVRGMLRTKSSHNILITRADEKIYRRVRKISQQARFHATSGAITIERSKKVTGKGLILVVTAGTSDIRVAEEALVSAQMMGNRAEAIYDVGVAGLHRLLKHREKLTSARVIICAAGMEGALPSVVAGMVSAPVIAVPTSVGYGASFSGLAALFAMLNSCASNVSVVNIDNGFGAACVASCINRL
- a CDS encoding alpha/beta hydrolase, whose protein sequence is MVEHNISQPTMTVYSPKGNNNGVAVVVFPGGGFQELYMDLEGTEVCDWLTSKGITCVLLKYRVPSLPYDWHCDCRPHNRMISTLSLEDAQRTIGIVRLHAAEYHVDPHKIGVLGFSAGGYLIAEISTNYKRRLYNPVDAADKESCRPDFAVGVYPGHLWVDGAGYKLNPNIPVTRQTPPTFLVQAEDDYVDGVNQSLTYFIALKNAGVPAEIHIYAHGGHGFGLRRTNLPITEWPQLVEKWLGTIGMISTSH
- the selA gene encoding L-seryl-tRNA(Sec) selenium transferase; protein product: MASPTRRAAKLQNPQASALRQIPSVDELLNRPKIAEIIHRAGRETAVLVARQVLSGIREELAGHSPDGQASRNFDAAQIESRIVACVERELAPSLRSVINATGVVLHTNLGRAPLPKSAAERIAATATHYSNLEYDLDTGERGKRDVHTSRALAELAGAESAIVVNNNAAAVFLVLNTLAKGAEVIVSRGELIEIGDGFRIPDIMAESGARLREVGTTNRTRIVDYERAIGKETRLLLRVHPSNFKIIGFTKRPELEELTALSRKKRIPLFEDLGSGCLTGLADAGAGEPVVRASFAAGVDIATFSGDKLLGGPQAGVIAGKRKLVERIRRNPLFRALRVDKLTVAALEATLQAHRRGALDEIPALRMIRMSADEMNRRACSFVENLREKLLDGAALEICRGFSVIGGGSTPEQKLPTTLIAVRSPRHSADSLEERLRKPQTGSPVIARIEKNTLVLDLRTVFEDEESALHQALVLALL
- a CDS encoding MXAN_5187 C-terminal domain-containing protein, which gives rise to MAGTAEEDLAQLEKDIRQLKIEYEQFFGGGRKRPPADTQWRVETIIKKYGDRGPDMNNAQRFRYTNIAQTFAKYCEIWRKKLKEREEGTTQRHFGAAARAIEAERAKTEHHPVPAPETRRQAAATGYSMALRDPEQEKDRVEQLYRKLVEARNSTGETGGTPSFEDFGKFVRQKTHELKTQKGAAEVEYTVSVEGGRVKLKARVSK